The Melitaea cinxia chromosome 21, ilMelCinx1.1, whole genome shotgun sequence genome has a window encoding:
- the LOC123664271 gene encoding uncharacterized protein LOC123664271, which yields MELTAGVPQGGVLSPLLFSVFIINVSRVITSPFHLYADDLQIYRHFKLTELHEAIETLNSDLAAVQVWAKSFGLLVNPAKSQAIIIGSSRLRSSPKGCPQGGVLSPLLWNLVVNDLISLLNDNRYYTIGYADDLVILVTGKFTSTLCELTQTALLLVERWCEEHNLSINPNKTELVMFTNKRDLGNYTLPKLFISTLNLTSEVKYLGVILDNKLSWSKHIENKLNKASIIFWQCRRMIGKSWGLTPKLTLWLYTAVIRPMISYGAVVWWRRTLLTTTQSKLQSWQRLVCMAITGGMRTTPTTAMEAMLNILPLHLFIQQEAATTAVRLKTHKLLCSTGTPHIKILEDIAKDIPFMEAPNDGIQIKYIFDKKYKIQLEEDSRVASIGRDLSIFTDGSKTKTGSGSGIFSEDLNINISLPIGTYSTVFQAECLGILEAARTIGRRNVKDSHIRILSDSMSVLQALDSNSTTSGIIYECHNTLMQVGENNDITLQWIKGHNNTRGNDKADELARRGSSMTAIGAEPIIPLPSCWLKGQIRQRMKHKHITLWSEIEDCRQAKLALPEIDTKLARILINLDRRQLRLITAALTGHGPYNKHLFNMGITDSPLCRACMGTEETATHVLLYCPGVAAYRAQHLGTLKTLPEIFKKPKKLLKFLEELGWQE from the exons ATGGAACTTACTGCTGGtgttccacaaggtggcgtcTTATCTCCTTTGCTATTTTCTGTATTCATCATTAATGTTTCTCGTGTTATCACTTCTCCCTTCCATTTGTATGCAGATgacttacaaatatacagacacTTCAAGTTGACTGAGCTGCATGAGGCTATTGAAACTTTAAATAGCGACCTTGCTGCAGTTCAGGTCTGGGCTAAATCTTTTGGGTTGTTGGTCAATCCTGCTAAATCACaagctattattattggaaGTAGTCGATTGAGGAGCAG CCCCAAAGGATGTCCCCAAGGAGGGGTGTTATCGCCCTTGCTATGGAACCTTGTAGTAAACGATCTAATATCCTTGCTAAACGACAACAGATATTACACAATAGGCTATGCCGACGACCTGGTTATACTCGTGACGGGCAAGTTCACAAGTACACTTTGTGAACTAACTCAGACTGCCCTGCTATTAGTAGAGAGATGGTGCGAGGAGCATAACCTATCGATAAACCCGAACAAAACAGAATTAGTGATGTTCACGAACAAACGAGACCTGGGGAATTACACTCTACCTAAACTCTTTATTTCAACCCTGAATCTAACCTCAGAGGTAAAGTATTTAGGTGTAATACTAGATAATAAACTAAGCTGGTCCAAAcacatagaaaataaattaaacaaagccAGCATCATCTTCTGGCAATGCCGCAGGATGATAGGCAAGAGCTGGGGACTTACACCGAAACTGACCCTATGGCTCTATACTGCGGTCATTAGACCGATGATCAGCTATGGAGCTGTGGTGTGGTGGCGTAGAACACTCCTCACCACAACGCAATCCAAGCTACAAAGCTGGCAGAGGTTGGTGTGCATGGCAATCACGGGCGGCATGAGAACCACACCAACAACAGCAATGGAGGCCATGCTAAATATTCTGCCACTTCACCTATTTATCCAACAAGAAGCTGCAACCACTGCAGTAAGACTAAAGACTCACAAACTACTGTGTTCAACAGGCACACCACACATTAAGATTCTGGAAGACATAGCCAAAGACATTCCGTTCATGGAAGCACCAAATGACGGAATAcagatcaaatatatttttgataaaaaatacaaaatacagctGGAAGAGGATTCACGTGTAGCCTCAATTGGGCGAGACCTGAGTATCTTCACGGATGGCTCAAAAACGAAAACAGGGTCAGGAAGCGGTATCTTCTCCGAAgacctaaatattaatatatcactaCCCATTGGTACCTATAGCACAGTGTTTCAAGCAGAGTGCTTGGGTATACTTGAGGCAGCCAGAACAATTGGGAGGAGGAACGTAAAGGATTCCCACATCCGTATACTATCGGACAGCATGTCAGTATTACAGGCACTGGATAGTAACTCGACCACGTCAGGTATAATCTATGAATGCCATAACACCCTGATGCAGGTAGGTGAAAATAATGACATCACACTGCAATGGATCAAAGGTCACAACAACACACGCGGTAACGACAAGGCAGATGAGCTAGCAAGAAGGGGGTCAAGTATGACGGCTATAGGGGCCGAACCGATTATACCGTTACCTTCTTGCTGGCTCAAAGGCCAAATTCGACAACGCATGAAACACAAACATATCACACTATGGTCCGAAATTGAGGACTGTAGACAAGCCAAGTTGGCGCTGCCAGAAATTGATACCAAATTGGCAAGAATTCTAATAAATCTGGACAGACGCCAACTGAGACTAATAACTGCGGCACTGACTGGACACGGTCCGTATAATAAACACCTATTTAATATGGGCATTACCGACAGTCCCCTGTGCAGAGCTTGCATGGGAACAGAAGAAACGGCTACGCATGTACTTCTTTACTGTCCAGGTGTAGCGGCTTACCGGGCACAACATCTTGGCACCCTGAAGACACTTCCGGAGATCTTCAAGAAGCCAAAAAAGCTTCTGAAGTTTCTGGAGGAGCTTGGGTGGCAAGAGTGA